The Felis catus isolate Fca126 chromosome B2, F.catus_Fca126_mat1.0, whole genome shotgun sequence region GCAAACAGTCTTGTTTATGATTACTTTGGGGGCCTCTCTGAGCCACAAACCTGTGTTCTTAATCACTGTGAAAGTTTAATGTTAATTATTGTATAAATTTGACAATTAGCATTtgtcataaataaaaaaatgagaggcCATTTATTGTCCAAAATGCATGACATCATCtgcagattaaaacaaaacctgTGAGTATGGGTAGGTACTAGTAGCCACAATTATAAATCTCCTGGTATTAATAGTTTCTTGAATTTCATCCacttgcatttgttttttttttttttttttttttaagtttatttatttattttgagagagagtgcacacaagcgggggaggcgcagagagaaggaaagacagaatcctaagcaggctccaccccatcagcacagggcccgatgtggggctcgaactcatgaaccatgagatcatgacgtgagctgagatccagagtcagatacttaaccggctgcgccacccaggcgcctgtcaTCCACTTACATTCTTACGTGTGGTATTGGTAGTAAATTTTATCTAGGGTGTGAAATTCAATtctatttaaatctatttttttagaaGGTGAAAGTACTCTACCAAACTTCCAGTAATATCAGCCATGACAGAACAGTACTTCCTAACAACTTGAGGCTTGTTAGAGTCTAGATCCTAACACGGGGTTCTCTAGAATAGGCACCCCTGGACTAGTTTAGATGGCAACTTAATTCTGTGAGCCCTGGTCATTTGGATGGCAGTTCTGAAATCGTTACGTGAAGAACGTCCCTGTAGTATGAACAGCAGCAGCCATTTCAGGCTCAAGCCCGAGGATCCCACGGTGTGAAGTACTCCTCTCCCACTCAGCAAGGGTGCTCCCCTGTGCATGCTTATCCACGGGTGTTTCCGGAAATGTCCCGAATACAGAATACACTGCCGGCCCTCTGGGGAGCATTGTGTTGTTTCCTCCAGCCACGTCACAAAGTGGCATCACAGTCCTGATGTGTTATTTTAACTTCCACCAGAAACccatttcattgtttaaaaatgaatccTTTCAGGTATGATGCCAGCTTGAAATCTGTTCCTCCTCCGGATTTTGGCACCCCTACGTTGCATTATTTTGAAGACTGGGGTGTTGTGACTTACGGAAGTGCCCTGCCTGCAGAAATCAATAGATCGTTTCTTTCCTTCAAGTCAGGAAAACTGGGGGGCCGTGCAATATATGACATTGTccacagaaacaaatacaaagattGGATCAAAGGATGGAGAAATTTTAATGCCGGGCACGAGCATCCTGATCAAAACTCATTTACTTTTGCTCCCAATGGTGTGCCTTTCATCACTGAGGCTCTCTATGGGCCAAAGTACACCTTCTTCAACAACGTTTTGATGTTTTCCCCAGCTGTGTCAAAGAGCTGCTTTTCTCCCTGGGAGGGTCAGGTCACGGAAGACTGCTCATCGAAATGGTCTAAATACAAGCATGACCTGGCCGCCAGCTGCCAGGGGAGAGTGGTTGCAGCAGTGGAGAAAAATGGAGTGGTTTTCATCCGAGGGGAAGGTGTGGGAGCTTATAACCCCCAGCTTAATCTGAGGAGTGTGCAGAGGAATCTGATCCTCCTTCATCCACAGCTCCTCCTCCTCGTGGACCAAATACACCTGGGAGAGGACAGCCCCTTGGAGACCGCCGCAAGCTTCTTCCACAATGTGGATGTTCCCTTTGAGGAAACAGTGGTAGATGGGGTCCACGGGGCTTTTATCAGGCAACGGGATGGTCTGTACAAAATGTACTGGATGGATGATACCGGCTACAGTGAGAAAGCAACCTTTGCTTCAGTGACATACCCTCGGGGCTATCCCTACAACGGGACAAACTACGTGAATGTCACCATGCACCTCCGGAGTCCCATCACCAGGACCGCTTACCTCTTTATAGGGCCGTCTGTAGATGTTCAGAGTTTCAGCATCCACGGGGACTCCCAGCAACTGGATGTGTTCGTAGCCACCAGCCAGCATGCCTACGCCACTTACCTTTGGACAGGAGAGACCACGGGACAGTCTGCCTTTGCACAGGTCATTGCAGATCGTCAGAAAATTCTGTTCGACCGGAGTTCAGCCATCAAGAGCACCACTGTGCCCGAGGTGAAGGACTACGCTGCTATTGTGGAACAGAACCTGCAGCATTTTAAGCCAGTGTTCCAGCTGCTGGAGAAGCAGATCCTGTCCCGAGTCCGGAACACAGCTAGCTTTCGGAAGACCGCTGAGCGCCTGCTGAGGTTTTCAGACAAGAGGCAGACGGAGGAGGCCATTGATAGGATTTTTGCCATatcgcagcagcagcagcagcagagcaAGTCAAAGAAAAACCGAAGGGCAGGCAAACGCTATAAATTTGTGGACGCGGTCCCTGATATTTTTGCACAGATTGAGGTCAATGAAAAAAAGATTCGACAGAAAGCTCAGATTCTAGCACAGAAAGAACTGCCCATAGATGAAGATGAAGAGATGAAAGACCTTttagattttgcagatgtaacgTATGAGAAACACAAAAACGGGGGCTTGATGAAAGGCCGGTTTGGACAGACGCGGATGATGACAACTCGCAGCAGAGCCCCTTCCGCTTCGTACACCAAACTATTCCTGATCCTGAACATCGCTATTTTCTTTGTCATGTTGGCAATGCAGCTGACTTATTTCCAGAGGGCCCAGAGCCTGCATGGCCAAAGATGCCTTTACGCAGTCCTTCTCATAGACAGCTGTATTTTACTGTGGTTGTACTCGTCCTGTTCCCAGTCACAGTGTTAGCGCTAAAGCCATGCGTTGCCGGATCGTTGTGTGGTCACAAGAgtctatgcaaaaaaaaaaaaaaaaaaaaaaaaaaaaattgccctagTTTGTTACTGGAATTTTTATCTCAGattcattttaacaaattaagGGGAAGATTTTTTCATACAAGAAAGCAGGGATATGGAGAAATCGGAATTGGAAAGGCAAAGGTTTATCAGAGGAAGAAGAGTAGCTTGGTTGTCCCATGGTGTTTCTGGAAGTAACTGGCTTGGCTAAGTTAGCAATGCATATAATACTACCCTTAGAAGAAACAACAAGTCTGATTTTAAGTgatattttttcttgagagaaaagGATTTAGATAGATTTgggttttattaatattaatttaatgatGTTTAGCAGTTTCCAGATACTATTTTATGGCAAAGACTGAAGCCCACAATAatgagaaattcagaaaaattttaatggtgGAATCATGTTGAAAAATAAGTATTGCTAAGTCCTGGGATGGCAGTGTTCACTTCCTTGGAGGGTAGTTCATCAGGGAAGTGACAGCAGGATCTGCATAATGGATTACTATTCGGACAACATAATAAAATGATGACAGATgatcattaaaaaattgaaatatatttttctgtagaaAACACATCAGTGAATGAATATTTCCTTGATGTTGGTCTCTGCGCACACATAATGCATCCATTTGTTGTTCAATAAATAAGACAGTTACAGgcaatttaattttctattttccttatatGGAAAACTGTTATAGACCCAGTGACTCAacttcagaataaaatattttatacccCGAACGTTGATTTCAATACCAAAGAAGATGGGGGAAGCTAAAGTTTGGATATgattcttatgtttttttaatagaaaactttaagtttattttgctaAATAAACATCATAATTATGATTTATCTGTAGTGTCTTTCTTCATTGttggattacattaaatgtgtgtgCAACAGTTTTGAAATCTTTGAAGAGAGCTGTTTATTTGGACCATGCATCACTTATAAAGTAGTGTTTGAATTGAAAGAAGTACTTTCTCTGCTATGTACCTTTTTGTTGTCTAATcctattttaaacatttggaaCAAAAGCCAACTTCTGATACTTAAATaccaaacttaaaaacataaacttgCTATAGTTATTTTAGTTAAGTTCTCAGGTGGTAACAGGAGCACAGAGTACTTGAAAACATATTCCACAGTTTATATTTCAGCGTAAGAAAATTATCTACTTCCAGGGAAGTTACGAGTAAATTATCTGACATTCCACATAGTTGAGTCTTGCAGATTTCCtccttgaaaacagaaaatatgcttAGCTCAAAGTTTACAGTAAGAACGCATGCACTGATTTGTAGGTTTAAAATAGTAATGGCGGTCTTTTTCCTTGTCCCTTTCGTTCATGGACATATCAGTAAGtaacagaaaacaaggaaatggagaaaCTCTTAGAATCACCTTTTTTGCGGTTCAATTTTGAACCTTCTTACGTAAAGTAAACCCAGGTTTTAACTTTTAACTGTGTTTCACTCATTACACTTGGAATCTAGAAAATGACTTCTGAGgaagtatttttccttctttcatggaAGAAGTCTCTAGGGAGGATGTCATTACACACtgtttaaaagaataatgttttcaaaagaatAATGCTTCCGTTTGTCCTGCATGGATGCTGTTACTGGGATTTAAACTTGCTTTATGTGACAGTTTCTCCGTTTACTTAACCTCATTCAAGattcctctcttctgtttttcattcAAAAGGATGAATTGTCTGAAATGATCAAAAGcaaatttaggaagaaaaaaaaagggaaaattgctCTTTGAGGCTACCAAGCCAACCTGATCTCAGATCCAAAAACTCAAGGCATACTTTCTAATACCGATTAAAAGCGCAAGCGAGTGCCACATTCAGCTCTCCTTTTGTTTTCGTTAGGTTGGGGCAGACAGTGAATTAGTCATCACAGCATGGCCCAGTCTAACACATTAGCtcattttttaagcaatttttaaaaatatggtaatCATGCGTCCTCGAAGCAAAATTCATtaactgggtttttttccccttctacttGGACCTCATATTTCACTTAAAAGAAACTTCCAGAGGCAGTGTCTTAAGtggttaaataaaaaagaaaatgctgaaacAAATCACAGCTCTTGATAGTGAGACATGTTTTATATCAGGGATAGTGCATACTTGAATAAAACTAAGCAACTCTTTGTCCCAGAAAACCAAGCAATGTTAAATCTCCCTTGTAACGGAGTAATCAATTATGGAATCTGTTTCAGGGCTGCTCACTGAAAGGAGTGTTTCAAGTTCACTGAATAATATGTAAGCTGTTTTTCAGGGGATTGGCAGGACTCTAGCcttaaccttaaaaaaagtttGGGAATTAATAGCATACACATTTTGTGCAGTGGAAGGGGCATGCGTATTCCCTGGTTGGTAACTGATTAGCTTACAAACAGCCATGAAGATGGATGAGACGTATCTACTAAGAACATTCTTTTGAGATCATTGTTATAATTGTTAATAAAGTCGGTGGCAGGCCTTGTTCTGGAACTGTTTTAATGATTAAAACTTACTGTATTGCCTAGAATATTGAATTAATTCTTCCACGAATATTTAGTCATGATTTTAAAGAAGTAGCAAATGTCCTAAGTTTGATAGTTTTAACAGAATATCATGCACACTgaatgtttttttgaaagaaaaatttacattatgatttaatctgttaaaaaaaaaaatcttgatagtTTACAAAACTGCCCACAAAGGAATTTGAGATTTCTCCAAATTTTTCAGAGAAACCAAGTTGTGAAATGTTGTATTTGTAAGTTAAAAACTACATTCATGTTTTTCCTTAGAAATATAAACAAGATTAAAATGGATATGACGATGGGGAATAGGCCCATGTAATTTATCATCTGAACTAGGCACTTTGGAGAGTTAAAGGAAGAGCAAACTACAGATATAAACCAAGAATGTTCTGGGAACACTAGGACATATGGTCATCTATGCCATAGACAATTAGTTAACTCAGGAAATGAAAGAGGTTAGGGAGGTGCGTGCAAAGGTCTCACTTGTACTTTAGTGCTAAAAAAGGAACTTGAGATGATCTGATTGTGCCTCCAAATTCTACAGGTGGGGAAACAGTCTTCAGCAAAGGggctttcctctctctcacttcctgtCATGCTTATTCCTGCGCTCATTCCATTTCCATTGGCCAAGTCCATTGGCTTGATTCTCCTGTCTTTAGGATCATGTTGAGAAGAGGTCAGTTTCTGCAGCTTGTTTAGCTTACTGGCAAAGATAAATACTTTCCCAGCAGTGTTTCAGCTATTTGCTTTATGCTGTAACACAGATGAACTGCTGACATTTCTCAGGAAATGACTGCAAGGAATCATGCAATCCACTCCATAGTCTAAATAGTTAATTTTCGGTCCTCTATTTTAACAGGTTCAGACACATCACCACTTGAAGAACAAAGGTCGAAGTTGCACTGTGACTTTCTTGTTCTTCTGGGCTGTATAGTTTCCCTCTCTTTTGGGGAAAGAGGTTTTTGGgggtttcttttttagttttagattttttcCCCAAGTTATACACATACATGATTAAAAAGGTAAAATCGTACTAAGAgccttgcatttttatttatttttaaatgtttattttgagagagtgtgcagaaaagcgcaagagggggaggggcagggagagatggagaggaagaatcccaagcaggctccaaactgtcagtgtagagcccaacacagagcttgatctcacgaatcatgagaccatgatctgagctgaaatcaagacttggacacttaggggagcctgggtggctcaatcggctaagcgtctgactcttgatttcagctcaagtcatgatcttacagttcgtgagatccagccccgtgtcaggctcttctgcactgacagtaaggagcctgcttgggaatctctcctttctgtctctgcccctcccccacacgtgttctctctctccctaaataaataaacattttttaaaaattaaaaaaacaaaaggcagactcttaatcagctgagccatccaggtgcctcaaaagGCATGTAATTTTAAACACATCCTGCCCACTCGTTTTTCACTCTAGGTTCATGCTTTCCAGAAGTAACTAATTTTTGATTGTCTTAGCTGCCCTGTCCGTTATGTCCTTGTTTATGATAAGGTCTAAAACTTCTTACCAGTGAAGAAGAGGATTTAGCTCCCTTGTCCATCTCCTCTCTCTTCACACCTGTTTCATTCACCCCCAACCTTCTAACAGAGCTATCATAATTTTTGGTTAAGTCACCATTCAGCATTTCCATACTTACCACCATAAGTAGGACCTGCGGGTTAGCCATGTAGAGCACTATCTTGCTTCTTTCCATGTAGAACTTGGAAACCAAAGTTTCCCCAAGGTTaatgactatttcttttttccatttgcttagtTGTCAAGCAATTTCATTTCATCTCCCAGTTTTTCCAATAGGGGTGGGACTCTCCTCCCTCTATGTTCAGTCACCTCTATGTAATCGGATAGCCCTTTGTGTTCTTGGGACCAGCCCTCCTTACATGTTAGTTGTGCTCAGATCTCTTTTCTCCATCATTCTGAGGATTCTGTGTGCCTTTTTCTGTGTAGATCTTCTGCTGCTTGAACTTcatgcttcctttttcttcattaatatctctttttttaaaaacattcatttttaagaattgaGAGATAGAGCAAAAgccagagcataagtggggatgggacagagagagagggagacacagaatcagaagcagggtccaggctctgaactgtcagcacagagcccggtgtggggctcgaacccaaggaccacaagatcatgacctgagctgaagttggatgcttaacagactgagccacccagttgcccctcctCCCTGAGATTTCTGAGGAAGAACACGTGAGTGGTAAATATCTTGCCCCTTTgcatatctgaaaaaaatttttattctctccttttgATCAATCACTTAGCCAACAACTACTGCAGGTTGGAAATAACTTTTACTGAAAATTGTGATGGCGTAGCTCCATGACTTCCCAAATGTTACTGAGTTTTCTCCTGGACAGAGCAATTTTCAGCAAAGTCTCCACTCTCCTCCCTGGTTACTTCAGCGGAGGGATGCTGGGGGAAGGAGGCGCTTAGTAAACCTAACTAACTGTGTTCTCAAGGTCATGGAGGAAGGGAGCTAGAAGTCTCACTTAGTCTCTGATTAAGCTCAGCATCTCCACTCTCAGCTGTGTCGTGTCTTTAATTCAGAATCCCTCTTCTCAGTCTCTCTGGAGAGGCAAAGCCTCATCTTCTGCTGGAGTCCAAGTGTGCCTCTGCCTGCTCTATGGTTGGATTTTCCACTTCCAACtgcatttcccccacccccacccccgatcaGGGGCGCCTCCTGCCAATTCCTGAGCCCCCTTGCAGTGCTGCAGAGCAAACTGGCTTATTTCTGTTGACAACCCCATTCTCTTCTTGCTTGGATTCCAGCCTCCTCTTTAgttaccatccatccatccatcttctctCAGCTTCCACAGTCTTATTCcattctccattcattcattctacaaatatatatatatatatatatatatatatatatatatatataattattttttttattttttatttattttttttgagaacccacttagtgccaggcactgttctattACTTAGAATATTACATTAGTGAAACAAAGATTCTGCCTTCTTGTTGCTTATGTTCTAGGGATGGGTCTGACAAATTAGCATAATTTATAAGTGAATTACATAGCCTATTAAAGGATGATAGGTGCTGGAGGATGTAATTGAGACTGAGAAGGGAAGGGTgtaattttaaatagggtggtcagGGTAGGCTCCATTGATGTCCCCACTCCcgttctccttttcatttttaaaatgcttttactgTCAATTTAGTGGAGTCTCAGGAAGAAACAGATATAAATTGATATTGAACCCAGTATGTTTAACTGGAAGCACCATATCACTTTTTAAGTGAGTTGGTAAATAAGAATGACAACAGCACacttttactgagcacctactatgttccaggtactGTTTTAGGAGCTAGAAATTTGGTAGAGAACAACAAAATAGAACCTGGTCCTTGGGTAGTTTATGTTCTGATAtgagggggtgagagggagaggcaagtaacaaccacaataaaaatataatatgtcCAGTAGGGTAAGCATTATGGAGAATAATGGGAAGGGATGTAAAGTGATGGTGAGCTGGTACTGTTCTATAAAAAGTGGTTTCATGTGTGATACATATGAGCAGACACTTGACAGAAAGGAAGATTTCTAGGAGAAGTGTGTTCCAGATGGAACAGAAgttacaaaggccctgaggtcacTATGTGTTTGATGTGTTTCAAGaacaggaggccagtgtggctggagcagaatgGGAAAGGGGAGAATATTGGGAAGCAAGATCTGATTATACATTCCTTCATGGATTGTAGCAAAGCCTTGGATTTTGAGGGGGAGAAGTCAGTGGGAGATGTGGCCAGCTGCAGGAGAAATAGCCAGGGAGAGGTGAGTCCAGGAGCTTGTATATTTTCTAGACACCCAAATGGTCCTAGAATCCAGGAAGAGGCTGTGGCTGTAGATAGAGTTgttggtgcctttttttttaagtttatttattttgagagagagagagagagagagtgggggagggtcagagagagagggagagagagagagaatcccaagccggctccatgctgtcagcacagagccagacgtggggcttgatcccacgaaccatgagatcacgacctgagccaaaatcaagagtcagacgcttaactgactaagccgcccaggcgcctcaGTTGTTGATatctttttaaaggttaaatGGAAAATCCCTAGCTGTGTAAGGGGAGAAATGCATTCTTGGTAAGTGGAATAGCATAAACAGATGTATGAAAAACCAAGACCTATTCAAGGATTGACCCAGATTGATGTGGTTGGCTCATAGGGCATGAAATGGGGAGTGGTTGAAGATGAGACTGGAATGGAAAGCCGGGAGAATATTAAAGtggactttgaaaaaataaataagtaaagaggACTTTGTATGGCACgttaaggagtttggacttcatTCTGCAGTGAGGGCTCCTCAACCTTTCTTATGCTTCAGCATAACTGAGGGATACAAACAATGCCTATTACTGAACCAACATGGCAGTAATTTTTACCAGGTGGGACGTGTGGATAGGGTGGCTAAGGGGACTTGAAGGAAGGGAGGTAATGATAGCACACatccatgtgtgtatgtgtgtgtgtgtgtgtgaggttttGAAAAATCCTTGAAGTGGTGCTCATATGCCCCATTTCCCACCCATTCACTCTAGTGGAAGTTTTCCCTCTAGTTGGAAATCACTGCAAGCAATGGAGAACCattgaaagattttctttttaaatagacagatttgcattttattttcattaaattttttgagcatttatttattattttttgagagacagaaagagacagagcatgggcaggagaggggcagaaaaagaaggagacagaatcagaagcaggctgtaggctctgagctgtcagcacagagcccaatgcagggcttgaacccacggactgtgagatcatgacctgagctgaagttggacactcaaccgactgagccacccagacacctcacagatttgcattttagaaagacagCTTTAGCTTCAACACAGGATGGACCCAATAGGGAAGAGACAGGAAGTTTTTTGCACAGTCCTTCCATAGGTAGGAGATAATTCGCTCTTTAAGTCTAGAGAGGGAATATTTAAGATCCAGCTCACAGGCAAAACATGTGACCAAAGGGATATATATTTTGTGGAAGGATAGGTCAAAAGATGATAAATCCAGGGGCCCTCAGGATGTATGTGTCTCTGCGTCCCATTTACTGTAGAAGAGCACAGTTGCCTGGCACACCTCTGCTCCGATCCTCTTGACTGTCCCTTAATAAGCTTCGGAAATTGTCCAAGTCTTCCTGCCACTTCTATTTTCAGCCTGCCTGTTTCAGTGACTCCACATAGATTGGTGTGGTTGGGGTAGAGGGTGTACGATGGAGGGTAGTGGAAAACAAGACTAAAAAATTAGACagtgatgggtgcctgggtggctcagtcggttaagcttccaattttggctcaggtcatgatctcacagcttgtgagttcgagccccaagtcgggctctgtgctgacagctcagagcctggagcctgctttggattcggtgtctccctctctctgtccctcccctgcttgctctctctctctctctctctcaaaaataaataaacattaaaaaatttaaaaacattagacAGTGGGGTAGAGGAGatgccccttctctccccttaattttttaaatagtaccaATTGTATGGGCATTTTGATTAATGCAGGCAGTCGAAATACCTTCTAAATGGGAAAATTAGAggtgctccttcctcctcctgctgtctCTGGAAGTTATAGGGCAACTTTGTCATGGAAGGATCATGTGACTTTAATGGTGAGCCCCAAAGGAAACACGAATGATTAGGGATGGGCTATTGAAGCTTTGGTTTAaggtggattttcttttttaacgtttatttatttttgagacagagagagacagagcatgaacgggggagggtcagagagagggagacacagaatcggaaacaggctccaggctctgagccatcagcccagagcccgacgcagggctcgaactcatggactgtgagatcatgacctgagccaaagtcagccgcttaactgactgagccacccaggcgccccaaggtggaTTTTCTTAAGGCAAGAGCTTCTAAAAACATTTCAGTCAGCTCACACTTTCCAAATTAAACAAGGAGAAGtgattttagtatatatttaggaattattttctgaataaaaaaaGTTTCCAATGGTTTAGgcaccttcttttcctttcaaataaagTGTAAGAACAGGATATTGGAATTACCCTTCTCTGTGAAGGGGACATACTAGCAGtcttttctgcttttcacttTTTAGCATTTGTTGTTtaccactttttaattttgtccagGGTAAGAGACCACAGGTAAAATACAGGAAATTCTCATTTATTGCCTTCCTATGCAGATAATCTTGATTCCTTAGTTCCCTCACCCCACTCTCTAAGGAATCTGTTTTAGTGACAAAGCATATCCATGCCATTTATTCGAGTTCTGAGGAGAATTCTTGGAgcactgtatatatttaaagctCTGTTCCTTATACAAAAAGgactgaaggaaggaaaatgtgattattttgaaagatgaattCACAGAACTTTTTATCAAAGTTGAACTGTAAATTGAAATAACAACTGAAAACATCACTATTACTGAAAATTGCCCTTGGGTACCTCACACTTAGAAGACATAAAGAGAACATGAAAATCACTACTCTGACTTCCCCACTACACTACAAACCTTGAGGGCAGCGATTAGGTCTCCTgctcattgtgttttttattttttaatttttatttattgtttattttgaaagagagagagagaggaggggcaggggagaggggcagagggagagagagaaggagagagagaaagaatctcaagcgggccccatgctgagcagggagcccaacacagggctcaatcccacgaccctgggatcatgacctgagctgaaatcaagaagcagatgttcaaccagctgagccacccaggtgcccgtcctGCTCATTGTATATACATGATTGttacacagtgcctggcacatccaTGGTATTCAAACAATATTTGACAAACTGACTGACGGAATACATGAATGGAACGTAGTCTCAGAAGACCTTAACATATAGAACTCCAGCTGGTGCAATGAGCTAACATCACTAACCTCCCACATCGCTGTGAACTTTGGCCCTGAGAGATGCTCCAACTAGACCCTAGAGCTGTTTCAGCGTTGAAATCTCTGGGCTATGTGGTGGTTCTAAAATTCAATCTCCAGGACAAGCCACATGAGAAAGACAGATGTGAACTGCTGCGCTATGGCTGTAATACATGTGGTGGTCCCAAGTGGGATAGAAAGCCCAGATGCCAAAGCACGACTTAAAATAACACACCATTTGTGTGGGATGTTGTAAACCACCAGTAATCAACAGAGTGTTGCTAAGCTTCAGGAATTGCCCAGGAGAATGCCTTTTGAGTTCACGACATTGTGCAATGCAGCAAGCAAGGCAACGCCAGCACAGCTGACTTCCTAGAGAACACAGGACAATGTGGTGTGGGTGCAGGGGATGTGGGCAGGCAGTGTGGCCAGGAGGGTTGATTATTCAGCTGGCTTTGCAGCCACACCTACACACGTGGAGAGTCACGCCAGGGCACCTAGGAGAACATCGGACTTCCTGGAGAAAACTGGCAAGCGGAGGAGCTCATATAAGTTACTGCATGTTTTCTCTACTTCTAAATAGAGTTTCTGTGTTGCTTAGTGGATGTTTTAAAAGTCTTATAGATGATGAGAGGACCTTTGTGAATTTACTGCTTAGGAGaggtcatttttttatttaaaaaaataatttggatgcCAGAGGAAGAA contains the following coding sequences:
- the DSE gene encoding dermatan-sulfate epimerase isoform X1, which translates into the protein MWPGGNFSEGLENLRRPGKWRWPFRAQTKHLEVNEEKTLLSGSFEDGLAALETWRSDATMRTHTRGAPSVFFIYLFCFVSAYVTDENPEVMIPFTNAHYDSHPMLFFSRDEVAELQLRAAGSHEHIAARLTEAVHTMLSSPLEYLPPWDPKDYSARWNEIYGNNLGALAMFCVLYPENIEARDMAKDYMERMAAQPSWLVKDAPWDEVPLAHSLVGFATAYDFLYNYLSKTQQEKFLEVIANVSGYMYETSYRRGWGFQYLHNHQPTNCMALLTGSLVLMNQGYLQEAYLWTKQVLTIMEKSLVLLREVTDGSLYEGVAYGSYTTRSLFQYMFLVQRHFDINHFGHPWLKQHFAFMYRTILPGFQRTVAIADSNYNWFYGPESQLVFLDKFVMRNGSGNWLADQIRRNRVVEGPGTPSKGQRWCTLHTEFLWYDASLKSVPPPDFGTPTLHYFEDWGVVTYGSALPAEINRSFLSFKSGKLGGRAIYDIVHRNKYKDWIKGWRNFNAGHEHPDQNSFTFAPNGVPFITEALYGPKYTFFNNVLMFSPAVSKSCFSPWEGQVTEDCSSKWSKYKHDLAASCQGRVVAAVEKNGVVFIRGEGVGAYNPQLNLRSVQRNLILLHPQLLLLVDQIHLGEDSPLETAASFFHNVDVPFEETVVDGVHGAFIRQRDGLYKMYWMDDTGYSEKATFASVTYPRGYPYNGTNYVNVTMHLRSPITRTAYLFIGPSVDVQSFSIHGDSQQLDVFVATSQHAYATYLWTGETTGQSAFAQVIADRQKILFDRSSAIKSTTVPEVKDYAAIVEQNLQHFKPVFQLLEKQILSRVRNTASFRKTAERLLRFSDKRQTEEAIDRIFAISQQQQQQSKSKKNRRAGKRYKFVDAVPDIFAQIEVNEKKIRQKAQILAQKELPIDEDEEMKDLLDFADVTYEKHKNGGLMKGRFGQTRMMTTRSRAPSASYTKLFLILNIAIFFVMLAMQLTYFQRAQSLHGQRCLYAVLLIDSCILLWLYSSCSQSQC
- the DSE gene encoding dermatan-sulfate epimerase isoform X2, whose amino-acid sequence is MRTHTRGAPSVFFIYLFCFVSAYVTDENPEVMIPFTNAHYDSHPMLFFSRDEVAELQLRAAGSHEHIAARLTEAVHTMLSSPLEYLPPWDPKDYSARWNEIYGNNLGALAMFCVLYPENIEARDMAKDYMERMAAQPSWLVKDAPWDEVPLAHSLVGFATAYDFLYNYLSKTQQEKFLEVIANVSGYMYETSYRRGWGFQYLHNHQPTNCMALLTGSLVLMNQGYLQEAYLWTKQVLTIMEKSLVLLREVTDGSLYEGVAYGSYTTRSLFQYMFLVQRHFDINHFGHPWLKQHFAFMYRTILPGFQRTVAIADSNYNWFYGPESQLVFLDKFVMRNGSGNWLADQIRRNRVVEGPGTPSKGQRWCTLHTEFLWYDASLKSVPPPDFGTPTLHYFEDWGVVTYGSALPAEINRSFLSFKSGKLGGRAIYDIVHRNKYKDWIKGWRNFNAGHEHPDQNSFTFAPNGVPFITEALYGPKYTFFNNVLMFSPAVSKSCFSPWEGQVTEDCSSKWSKYKHDLAASCQGRVVAAVEKNGVVFIRGEGVGAYNPQLNLRSVQRNLILLHPQLLLLVDQIHLGEDSPLETAASFFHNVDVPFEETVVDGVHGAFIRQRDGLYKMYWMDDTGYSEKATFASVTYPRGYPYNGTNYVNVTMHLRSPITRTAYLFIGPSVDVQSFSIHGDSQQLDVFVATSQHAYATYLWTGETTGQSAFAQVIADRQKILFDRSSAIKSTTVPEVKDYAAIVEQNLQHFKPVFQLLEKQILSRVRNTASFRKTAERLLRFSDKRQTEEAIDRIFAISQQQQQQSKSKKNRRAGKRYKFVDAVPDIFAQIEVNEKKIRQKAQILAQKELPIDEDEEMKDLLDFADVTYEKHKNGGLMKGRFGQTRMMTTRSRAPSASYTKLFLILNIAIFFVMLAMQLTYFQRAQSLHGQRCLYAVLLIDSCILLWLYSSCSQSQC